GTACCATGACATTCCAGTACTTCGACCATGGTGGAGAATATCGCCGCAACTGTTCTTCTGCAACACTGGTTCACTGTGGCTGTAAGTGTATTGCTGGGAGTTCTCATAAGACTCTTTATCAGATACCTCATGATCCTGAATGTGAGTCATGAGCGATCCCTTCAAAGAATAGCTTGTCGCTGACATGACCTGACTCAGCACGTCAAAGCTCTGCCCAGCATCCCGACTCTATTCTTTGGATTTGAGCCTGGTTTGCGAACGCGTCTCCCTCATATCCCTTGGATCTCTCCCGTAAACCGGTACACAGTATATGAGCCttggaagagtgagttggCCCGAATTACTCTGTGAGTAGTCCTGATTTTAGTCGTATCGTGCACCAGAATATGAACGAGCCCGATCGGACCTAATAGCGTTCCCCTCCTTTCTGTCTCCTACCTCTGCGTATGTCACGTCATCGCCGACAACAGCTCATTTCATCAGCTCTAGGCCTCACCTTTCCCACAAGCCATTGCATATGCAGCGATACACCGGATTTGATGTGTTTGGTAAGACGCTCCTGTCTACACAAACTGGGCCGGAGCACAAACGACACTGGTCTGTCGTGAAGAGATGTTTTAGCGATCGACAGATGGCCAGTGTCTGGgatgcgatgcgatggaGTCTGGATACTttcatcgaagaagaagtgaaccaaggggaagatggagtggttgttgatgaggagagcgTACTCTTACAGATAATTCTGCCCCCTGTGAGTTGAGGTACGAAGGTGTGAGGTTCAAACGATGCTGACAAGCTCACAGTAGGTCATGCAAATGGTACCACTCCACAAGTGAGTATCTATGCCTGCTGTCGTTCCACGGTCTGAGCTTTCGTGTTACAGGCTACAACGATTTTGGCGAGCCCGGAAAGCTTTCCTCGAACACCTTGAACAGATGTACCTCGATAAGCGTGCCGAGCTTCGAGCAGAAGGTATCTCGTTCGATGTTGATAAGGTGGAAGACCAGGCTTCTAAAGACCTTCTTGGTGCTCTGGTCCACTCACAGCTCAATGTAGAACAGGAAGCGAGGTTGCAAAAGGGGGACGAGAAGGTGGCTGGATTGACGAAAAGTGAAATCATAGGAAATATGTGTGAGCTGCTCAACCGCAATAGCGCAATCTGTCACTGACCTGAAGTGGCCCTAGGGTTATTGATCTTGTGAGTGACCCGCTGTGATCGTCAACAAGATGTTCCTGACGCATACACATGACAGTGCCGGTCACGAAACTTCGGGACATACACTTGTTTTTGCAGTCGCTTACCTCGCGCTTTATCCGCATTGGCAAGAGAGCGTCTATAACGAGATCATCAACGCCTGCGGTGACGAGCAGCCTAGTGAGTTCACAGAAATACTCGATGAGACTGACCATGGGATTCAGCCTACAGCGACATGCATAAGCTTCCGTTAGCTTCGGCGGTATGCCTTGAGACCCTCCGACTGCGGGACATAGTCAGTACCATCATGAAAGAGGCTGTCACCGACGTGGTCGTTCCTTACACCTCCTGGGATTCGAAAGGTAATCTGTCACCACGCACCCATTTAGTCAAGAAGGGGTCTTTGTTCGTCGTGGACTCGTCGGCCACCAGCCTCAATCCGCATGCTTGGGGACCGCAGAGCATGGAATTCAATCCTCGCCGTCGCCTTGGCAGCACTCCCCCATTCACATCGTTCTCATTAGGTGCAAGACAATGTCTAGGCAAAAGATTTGCCGAAGTGGAGATGACGAGTTTCATTAGCGGCATCTGTAGAAACTTCAAGATCTTACCGGTCAGAGCGCATGAAGACGAATcatgggaagagatgaaagctAGAATGATTGATAGCGCCACAGAGCAAAACAGCTTCCAACCGGGGAAGTTCTCTGTGCGCTTACAAAGGAGATAAGTATGTCAGTATGCATGTCAATGCACGATCAAATCCTCTTTACAAGAGTGTACATCGATACTAGTTTCGCAAGACCAAAGGACAAAAGAATGAGATTCGCGTGCCCGTTGGCACATTAGCCTGGATATCCACACTCAGACTATGCACAACGAAGCTTCGAGTAAACGTATGAGCAAGTATTAGATAGGTCAAGAGACTAGTATGACTAGATCGCACGGTACAGACGCGCCCTTCTGAAGCGGTTTTAAAACCGATGGAAAGCAAGCCTGGACCCGAACAATCACCTTCTGAGATACTCCTTGGAACGGTCTGCGTGTTGAAGGGatagagaggaaagagggaatTAGATTTGAGCAGAGATGCACCCATTGTAAAGTCTAGATTGAGAACATAGCATCGTAATCAGGTCGCGGAGTTGAAGCATATACATGCAATGCGGCTGAAGCTGGGGGGTGTTTATTACGTAAACGTCACTTCTCGTTTTTGAGACTTTCGTCAACCGCAAAAGTCGAAATGTGAacccttcatctttcacATCTACTTCTTCCATTCAACATATTCCAAACCCATTCTAGCATCATCACTCGCAATGTCATTCAGCAGCTCAAGCTCCATCGCTAGACGACAGCTGCATTCTTGTGCTATTCAACGCTCTCACATCGGCAAGGTACCAATCGCTGTACCCGCTTCAGTAactctctcccttcccccctcatctccctcgaacctccctccaacatcttcttcatctcaaaACCAACGCATATTCTCCGTTACCGGTCCTCTTGGATCCGCCTCGATACCCATCCCGCCTTCTGTCATTCTTACACCCCCTTCgtcaacctctccctcaatctcTGTCTCCGTGCGCGATCCAACAGTCAAAACTCAACGAAGCGTTTGGGGCTTGACACGTACTCTCATCAGCAATGCCGTTACTGGCGTATCCACTGGCTTCAACCTCGAAGTCAGGCTGGTCGGTGTAGGATATAGAGCAGCAATTGAACCAATCCCTCCCGTCTTTCTCGAACTAGCCAAACAACGTAACCCCCTTTCTGCCGAATCCTTACCTCGCGAAAGATTGAACATCAAGCTCGGTTTCGCTCATCCAGTCCTCATTGATATACCTTCTGACATCAAAGCTACCGTCCCTGCACCAACAAAGATCGTCTTGAGTGGTACCGACAAGCAGGAGCTGGGTCAATTTGCAGCTACCATCAGGCAATGGAGAAAACCCGAGCCATATCgaggaaaggtgagttcaaaTGTTTTTTCGAATCCCGCTGACCTTTTCCATCAGGGTATATTCGTCGGCGATGAGACTATCAAActcaaggagatcaagaagaagtagacatatcatatcatgcaTTCCATCATACaatcattccatcattctcctttCCCATCCATTCCAAAAAGCTTTCATGTTCGATCGATCCTCGTTTCCGTTGGCATCACAACCCAACAACCCTTGCCATAACTCAGAGACACCTCCATCCTCATTTCCTACAACCTGACCAGTCTCTGCGATGACATAATCCGTGATGCCGTTATGTCTGTGAACCGAAGCGAGTGCAGAGTGATAAGGCGGTTTATCGATATGCACCGAGATGACCTGGGATGCTCTGCACGCGATCAGCTTGAATCCTTCGAggatatcactcactcaggAAGATATAGCTCGACAACTGAAGTACCGTACAATCTTGGGATCGCTTGATAGCCTAAGGTGTGCGATTCCATCTCGTTGGCCGAAAGCTTACTCCCGCTGAAGCTAACATGCATATGATTAAAGCCGATCTTGAACACACCAAAGCGCTCACCTGTTCAAGGCACAGCTGGCTAATACAGCTCTCTCCCCAATTCTGATCAATTCATCGGCTCCACCTTGCGCTTCTATTTTCTCCTTCCATGCTCGAGAGAGACCAGTGGgataggatgatggattTTTGGTCTTCACATGACTGAGTAAACCTAGAGTGGTGCGATCCGAATTTTGCTCGCTTAATATATAAGTGTACCAGTCCTTCCGCACGTGACAGTCGTGAAGCGTTTCTCCGTCAAATCTGTCGAGATCCGAAGAAAGGACATCTCCATTGACGCCTAGAGTGATGAACTTGCTCGGAGCGGAAGACTCGCTCGTTGCAATCTTTTCGGATTGCCCAATTTCGATCAACCAAAAGCTTGGCGAGATTTGGCTGCAACCGATAACGGGGGGCCATTTGGCAAGGTCTGGGCCAAGAAATCCCATCCCATTACCGTAAATACTCCAAGATTCGCCTGATCCTAACTGCATCAGCGTATGAAGTCTGGATAGCCAAAAGCGGACGGAGACCACGAAGGCCTCCTTTGAGACCTGTCGGGAGTATACGTGGGGTCCGATGCCCTGGAAGGCGAGGTCTCGAATGGTTTCAtcgaaggaaggtgagtgggggaTCATCGACGGAAACGGTGGGGTCTTGATGGGGATATTCCGTCCTGCATTGAGATTCGAGAGAAGATCTTCCAGAAAGTGTTTGCGAATGAACTGTAATCGATCAGAGGTTGTAGTTAAATTTTGATTGGTAATTGCGCCACGGTTGTGATGTTTGGTCGTGTCACCAGGCGATACGATCTTCGGCGTTGTCTGAACATGCTTGAGTGGCTGGAATTTGGCGATAAGCCGAGGCTTTGACATCGCCAGCCAAGCTTTACTGGATGAAGTTGAGGCTACATCATTGTGGGTTTTCCCATTCAATATTCTGCGATGCGAAGTTGAGGGTTTGACAGAGAGGTTGGGATGAGTAGAATCGACTTTCAGAATCTTGAGGTCTTCACGCGGTTGATCCTCATCGGTGAAATATGTCTTTGGATTAGTAGGTTGAGGAAGCGGATCGatttttctctttctgttCACGGATTTTTGGGATGTTCCGCTTGGGTTGACTGGAGTGGACGAAGGTGGATCGAGTTCTTGAAGAGCAACAGTTTGTGAAGTCAGTGGAGGGGGGTCAATGTCGATGAGATTAGCAGATGAGCTTTGGTTTTCGAGGATCAGTTGTATCAGTGCGGTCTTAGTGAGCTTGGAGTAGTTGGGAGCTTTGAGCTATACAAGGTGGCGGACGGTCGCGTATGAGTGTAAGTACTGTAAGTACTGCGAGACTGGAAGATCGAGAGAAGTATTCACCTGTTTGCATATTGCTTTGAGATCGGATACCTTGAGCTTCTTGAGAGATTCTTGGGAATGCATGATGTATcttttgatcattgccaTAATAGTAGCGGATGGGGATAaacaagaggaaggaaagagggaaagacgaTTGATAGATGACTTGTTCATATATGGATGCGATAACTTGTAAACAGTTGATGTCGTGTTACGTAATGAAGCTTTCTTTCGAATTAACAGATCAGCAGATTTACGAGTACAGTATACGAGTAGCATCAACAAATCTCGCTATCTACTCATTCTACATCTATATCACTGTTATCATTTATATCATCTATTACCACAGTCAAAGTGTACCTCATACTTCATCAATACACCCATGCTCATGCTACCCCTATGTCTTATCCCCCTTCCTATTCACACCGCCATCTTCTCTTAAATgatctccttcatcaataTCCGGCTGATCCCTCGTCATCATGGGGGCAACGGTATCGCTTGTCTCATTCAAACACGAATAAACAGCATGATCGATCAATAGCGCTCGATACCATTCTTCTCAGAGGATGGGCAGGAGCCAGGGGACAATCTCAAGATCGTGAGgatctctctcttcaacaGTTCTCGCCAAAAGTGTTGAACGCGCTCACCATTGCTTTCTCTCCTGTCAGTCCTACAGCGGGCCGATGCCTTGCGTGTGAAACATCAGGACTTTCAAGTCATGGGGCGTCTGGGAGATGGTCAATACGGCTCAGTAAGTGAAAGCGACTCTTCTCAACCGCAGATTCACTTATCTACTCTTATGCAGGTGGATGCTGTTCAGTGTAAGCTGGATGGTCAAGTTTACGCTATGAAGACCATGCCCAAGCATACTATCAGACGAGCGGGTGCAGTGAGTCTCAAAGTCCGCACTCAATGTCCGGTCACTTAATGACCTCTTGATTAGCAAGTGTCGCTGGAATTGGAACGCCATATCCACATACTGGCGCACTCCTGTGCTGCTGCACCGATCCCAAAGCTGTTCGTCGCATTTCAATCCCAGGATTCGGTTTCTCTCGTCACATCATACGCCGCTTGTGGATCTCTTTGGGACCGTCTGTGTTCGCTGTCtgacgaagaagatcaagccGGCCATATGAGTGCATCCGAGATTCAGTGGTGGTCACCTCAGATGATCGTAGCCATACAATGGCTGCATGATCAGGGTTATGTCCACCGGTAAGATAGCCTCCCTAGTCTGGCGAAACTCTTGCTAACATCTACATCAGGGACATCAAACCACacaacttcctcatcacGGACCGCGGTCGGCTGTTGTTGACTGATTTCGGCTCGGCGGCTGAACTACACCAACCCAATCAGTCATCGCAAAGACCTTTCGTTTCTCGTGACCTTTGCTGTCTGCCTATAGGAACGCCCGATTACATTGCACCCGAAGTATTGCTATACGCGGAAGATGCATTCGTTCAGGCAGCGGATGAGGATAGAACCACACATGATCCCCTCGCGATTGGTTACGATCTCAGTATCGACTGGTGGAGTTTTGGAGCTACCATCTACGAGATGACTACCGGGAAAGGACCTTTCTGGGCTCCCACAATTCAACAGACTTACCTGTTGATCACTCAGTATGAGGTGAGTCCCTTCTATGGTTATCCTTTTGAGCTTTGCTGATCTTCGTGATCACGGATTACAGGGTAATCTTCAACTACCCGCCCCGTGTGATGAGGGAATTCGACAACTGTTACAAGGGTACGTATGGAATATCTTGTAAAAGAAGTGTTAATGTTCTTTCTGAACAGTCTGCTTCAGCTCCCGGATCAAAGGGTATCAGGAATGGAAACACTGATGACTTTTGATATGTATTGTGACGTGAAATGGGGTGACCTCGATCATTGTAAGTCGATCTAACTATCAGACCGATGCTGATCCCACAGTGTCTTCTCCAATAAGCCTCGGTCGGTTATCTCCCATTGATTTGCAGTCCCTTCCACCTAGCGATGAGACTCGCCTTTCAACATCTGAGTATACGTTCAATCATTTCTTCGATACCTCAGCTTCATACGATAgttcatccacttccacaaCCACGAGGATGACGACCAGGGAACCCGATATGGCGTCTCTCGCCCGTTGGATTGGGTGGACATGGGAACCAGCTCCATCATCACTCCGATCGACCCAGCTTCCGGCAAACCTACAGCATACCAAGCACGTGCAATCCCCTTCCCTCGCTGATTTTGTGACACCTAAGCGGCCTAGTGCTACCCATACATCCCGTCACGAGGCATCCAGCATGACCAAACGCCCCATACCTGGGTCTCATGCTCGTTCAAGAGATATCTCTGATCGACAGGCCTTTGAAGATCTCGTTCACTGCGTTCAGAAAAGCGCACAGAAGCAGCTGAGCGCTAGGGCCGCAATCCCATGGAGGTCAGATCATTCGATATCGAAAGCAGCGGTACCACCTACGCCAACACCGTTATCTAGAGATACAAGCAAGATCGATCATCGTGTCATGATCCCCAAAAACCAGTCTCGGAATCGTTtctccaccccatctctcatcttaTCTGACTTCTCAGAACGGCACTCCCTGATAAACAGCAACctgaatgtgagtttgaaCCTCTATCTCTGCTGTGATCGCCCGCATGCTTTGGGCTGATGCTAATCTATAATGATAGTTTCTCGAGCTGCGACTGCGAGATATGAAGCGTCGCCTTGATGGACATAAAGGCTAAGAACCATCAATTTAATCGCTCGACATCACTCGAATGGCGAATCGCGACGGGTGACCTAAACAAAGACATCTTCCCCCCTACATGAATGAATATGCCGAGATTTATCGGATGCTTTGTCTGAATACTTGTTTGATTTTCAACGTGCTTGTAATCATAATAACATACTACATATAATCTGTACATGCATTCTATGCATTTCAAGCAGACATATATTg
The sequence above is a segment of the Kwoniella bestiolae CBS 10118 chromosome 8, complete sequence genome. Coding sequences within it:
- a CDS encoding mitochondrial 54S ribosomal protein uL6m — translated: MSFSSSSSIARRQLHSCAIQRSHIGKVPIAVPASVTLSLPPSSPSNLPPTSSSSQNQRIFSVTGPLGSASIPIPPSVILTPPSSTSPSISVSVRDPTVKTQRSVWGLTRTLISNAVTGVSTGFNLEVRLVGVGYRAAIEPIPPVFLELAKQRNPLSAESLPRERLNIKLGFAHPVLIDIPSDIKATVPAPTKIVLSGTDKQELGQFAATIRQWRKPEPYRGKGIFVGDETIKLKEIKKK